In a genomic window of Aeromicrobium panaciterrae:
- the hemC gene encoding hydroxymethylbilane synthase, whose translation MTTVKLGTRASTLAMTQSTTIADWLRSKHGVEVELVQISTEGDRSTEPLAGMGGQGVFVAALREALISGQIDVAVHSLKDLPTAQDERLVIAAIPSRVDPRDCLVARDGMTLGELPQGARVGTGSPRREAQLNALGLGVEVVPIRGNVDTRLAKVASGDYDAVLLARAGLLRLGRADEATELIDPLQMLPAPGQGALACECRADDVATIHLLDGLDDIDTRVAVTAERSLLAALEAGCSAPVGALAEVASGDDGDELWLRAVVGDLSGSPTIRLSATGLPSEAAAVGERLAAEMLAEGADTLVAVASPTPGR comes from the coding sequence ATGACCACCGTCAAGCTCGGCACCCGCGCCTCCACACTCGCGATGACGCAGTCCACCACGATCGCCGACTGGCTTCGCAGCAAGCACGGCGTCGAGGTCGAACTCGTTCAGATCTCCACCGAGGGGGACCGCAGCACCGAGCCGCTCGCCGGTATGGGTGGCCAGGGCGTGTTCGTTGCTGCCCTGCGCGAAGCGCTGATCAGCGGTCAGATTGACGTCGCCGTCCATTCGCTCAAGGACCTGCCAACAGCGCAGGACGAGCGCCTGGTCATTGCAGCAATCCCGTCACGCGTCGATCCGCGCGATTGCCTCGTTGCTCGTGACGGCATGACGCTCGGCGAGCTGCCGCAGGGTGCGCGCGTCGGCACCGGCTCGCCGCGTCGTGAAGCGCAGCTCAACGCACTCGGCCTCGGTGTCGAGGTCGTACCGATCCGCGGCAACGTCGACACTCGCCTGGCCAAGGTGGCATCCGGCGACTACGACGCCGTACTCCTTGCTCGTGCCGGTCTGCTGCGGCTGGGCCGCGCCGACGAGGCAACTGAGCTCATTGATCCCCTTCAGATGCTTCCTGCCCCCGGGCAGGGCGCTCTGGCCTGTGAATGCCGCGCCGACGATGTCGCGACGATTCACCTCCTTGACGGTCTCGACGACATTGACACCAGAGTCGCCGTGACCGCCGAACGCAGCCTGCTTGCCGCACTTGAGGCAGGTTGCAGCGCACCAGTCGGGGCTCTCGCGGAAGTCGCCTCTGGCGACGACGGCGACGAGCTGTGGCTCCGTGCGGTGGTCGGAGATCTTTCCGGCTCGCCCACCATCCGACTGTCCGCGACCGGCTTGCCTTCCGAAGCCGCCGCGGTTGGTGAACGTCTTGCTGCCGAGATGCTCGCCGAAGGTGCCGACACTCTCGTGGCCGTCGCCTCACCAACCCCAGGCAGATAG
- the hemL gene encoding glutamate-1-semialdehyde 2,1-aminomutase gives MTPTPASQKLFDRALAVSPGGVNSPVRAFRAVGGTPIFMKSGSGAWLTDVDGKTYVDLVGSWGPMLLGHAHPEVLAAVDSAVALGTSFGTPSEPEVLLAEEIVARTSVDSVRLVSSGTEATMSAIRLARGFTGRDKIVKFAGCYHGHVDALLAEAGSGVVTLGIPGTPGVPAHVTADTIVLPFNDRAAVEAAFAEYGAEIACLITEAAPGNMGVVPPAPGFNAFLSEICTANGALFISDEVMTGFRVTSAGHWGVDGKVEGWSPDLVTFGKVMGGGFPAAAFGGRADVMNLLAPVGPVYQAGTLSGNPIATTAGLATLKLATPDSYGRLDATSAELQRLVGEALTAEGVEHIVQNAGNMFSVFWGVTDRVANFADAQEQEAWRYKAFFHAMLDAGVYLPPSAFECWFVSAAHDAEALSRIAEALPSAARAAARAEKDN, from the coding sequence GTGACCCCGACACCGGCCTCCCAGAAGCTGTTCGATCGCGCCCTCGCCGTGTCGCCGGGTGGCGTCAACTCACCGGTGCGAGCGTTCCGTGCCGTCGGCGGCACACCGATCTTCATGAAGTCGGGCTCAGGAGCCTGGCTGACTGACGTCGACGGGAAGACCTACGTCGACCTGGTCGGCTCGTGGGGGCCCATGCTGCTCGGGCACGCGCACCCCGAGGTGCTCGCCGCGGTCGACAGCGCCGTCGCTCTTGGCACGTCATTCGGTACACCGTCTGAGCCTGAGGTCCTGCTGGCCGAGGAGATCGTCGCTCGTACGTCAGTCGACTCCGTACGACTCGTGTCGTCAGGTACCGAGGCGACCATGTCGGCCATCCGCCTCGCCCGTGGGTTCACGGGCCGCGACAAGATCGTGAAGTTTGCTGGTTGCTACCACGGCCATGTGGATGCGCTCCTTGCCGAAGCCGGCTCGGGAGTTGTCACCCTCGGCATTCCCGGTACGCCCGGAGTCCCGGCACACGTCACGGCAGACACGATCGTGCTGCCGTTCAACGACAGGGCCGCGGTTGAGGCCGCGTTTGCCGAGTACGGCGCCGAGATCGCGTGCCTCATCACCGAGGCGGCACCCGGCAACATGGGCGTCGTCCCCCCGGCTCCCGGATTCAACGCGTTCCTGTCGGAGATCTGCACTGCCAACGGCGCACTGTTCATCAGCGACGAGGTGATGACCGGATTCCGCGTCACCTCCGCCGGCCACTGGGGTGTCGACGGCAAGGTCGAGGGCTGGAGCCCCGACCTGGTCACGTTCGGCAAAGTCATGGGCGGTGGCTTCCCCGCGGCAGCATTCGGTGGTCGCGCCGACGTCATGAACTTGCTCGCACCGGTCGGTCCCGTCTATCAAGCCGGCACGCTCTCGGGCAACCCGATTGCCACCACTGCCGGGCTCGCAACGTTGAAGCTTGCGACGCCCGATTCGTACGGCCGCCTCGACGCAACATCTGCCGAGCTGCAACGCCTGGTCGGCGAAGCGCTCACTGCCGAAGGCGTCGAACACATCGTCCAGAACGCAGGAAACATGTTCAGCGTCTTCTGGGGAGTGACCGACCGGGTGGCCAACTTCGCCGATGCGCAGGAGCAGGAGGCGTGGCGCTACAAGGCGTTCTTCCACGCCATGCTCGACGCCGGCGTCTACCTCCCACCGAGCGCATTCGAGTGCTGGTTCGTCTCGGCCGCACACGATGCTGAGGCACTCTCTAGAATTGCCGAGGCGCTCCCCAGCGCCGCGCGCGCCGCCGCACGAGCCGAAAAGGACAACTGA
- the hemB gene encoding porphobilinogen synthase → MSFPADRPRRLRQSPAMRRLVAETHVEPSQLVLPLFVAEGLSEPRPIASMPGVVQHTRETARKAYSEAASLGLGGVMLFGIPEHKDAVGSGSLDPNGILNVALADARAEVGDELVIMSDLCLDEFTDHGHCGVLDSSGRVDNDATLEIYAQMGVIQAASGAHVVGPSGMMDGQVAAVREALDAAGHSDTVILAYAAKYASAFYGPFREAVDSSLQGDRKTYQQDPANGREAVREALLDVAEGADIVMVKPALSYLDLIADVRAAVVVPVAAYNVSGELAMVEAAAANGWIDRERAIDEVLLSIRRAGADIVLTYWAAEVAARLNR, encoded by the coding sequence ATGTCTTTCCCCGCTGACCGTCCTCGTCGCCTGCGCCAGTCGCCGGCGATGAGGCGGTTGGTGGCGGAGACACACGTCGAGCCGTCGCAGCTGGTGCTGCCGCTGTTCGTGGCCGAAGGGCTCAGCGAGCCCCGGCCGATCGCGAGTATGCCGGGCGTTGTCCAGCACACCCGCGAGACTGCCCGCAAGGCGTACTCCGAGGCCGCTTCCCTGGGACTCGGCGGCGTGATGTTGTTCGGTATTCCGGAGCACAAGGACGCCGTTGGGTCAGGTTCGCTTGATCCGAACGGCATCCTCAATGTCGCTCTCGCCGATGCTCGAGCGGAGGTCGGTGACGAGCTCGTCATCATGTCTGACCTCTGTCTCGACGAGTTCACCGATCACGGTCACTGTGGTGTGCTCGACTCCAGCGGTCGCGTCGACAATGACGCAACGCTTGAGATCTACGCGCAGATGGGTGTCATCCAGGCTGCTTCCGGCGCTCATGTGGTCGGTCCCAGCGGGATGATGGACGGCCAGGTTGCTGCCGTGCGTGAGGCGCTCGACGCTGCCGGTCACTCCGACACCGTGATCCTCGCGTATGCCGCGAAGTACGCCTCGGCGTTCTACGGTCCCTTCCGCGAGGCTGTCGATTCGTCGCTGCAGGGCGATCGCAAGACGTACCAGCAGGATCCCGCCAACGGCCGCGAAGCCGTACGCGAAGCGCTCCTCGATGTCGCCGAGGGTGCCGACATCGTCATGGTGAAGCCGGCCCTGTCGTACCTCGATCTGATCGCGGACGTACGTGCCGCTGTCGTTGTACCCGTCGCCGCCTACAACGTCTCCGGCGAGCTCGCGATGGTTGAAGCCGCAGCCGCCAATGGCTGGATCGATCGTGAACGTGCGATCGACGAAGTGCTGCTGTCGATCCGCCGCGCCGGCGCCGACATCGTGCTGACCTACTGGGCAGCCGAAGTAGCCGCCCGCCTCAACCGCTGA
- a CDS encoding nitronate monooxygenase: MTSKLLERLGVVSPVVQAGMGGLPAGELAAVVSEAGGLGTIGWLPVASLRDELMKARSLTSRPISINLTVPQATQRHWQVANDADLVVTHWESVPQRRVDKPWLHTVGSVDEAQAAIAAGADGIVVQGVEAGGHVRGKVPALELLGLVRAAIPPDSEIFLAGGIADADDVRRALAAGATATALGTRFLASDECPISTEYQRRVVEGSETILTELFGLGWPHAPHRVLPNAATRRWLHDNSLGPSSIRRLHAVVTPLVMRLPARFSIHTLHSGSSSPLALTAQTPSDTFPARALEKSPLYAGETVARIHDVRPAAELVRDLTP; encoded by the coding sequence ATGACGTCCAAACTCCTAGAACGACTGGGTGTTGTATCGCCGGTGGTTCAGGCAGGTATGGGAGGACTTCCCGCTGGCGAACTTGCCGCGGTCGTCTCCGAAGCAGGTGGCCTTGGGACGATCGGCTGGCTTCCTGTGGCGTCGCTGCGTGACGAACTGATGAAAGCGCGGTCACTCACATCACGACCGATTTCCATCAACTTGACCGTTCCACAGGCGACGCAGCGCCACTGGCAGGTCGCGAACGATGCAGATCTCGTCGTCACACATTGGGAATCAGTGCCACAGCGCCGTGTGGACAAGCCCTGGCTGCACACGGTTGGCTCGGTCGACGAAGCCCAAGCCGCGATCGCGGCGGGAGCGGACGGCATTGTCGTGCAAGGTGTCGAGGCGGGCGGTCATGTGCGCGGGAAGGTACCGGCGCTTGAATTGCTGGGGCTAGTACGTGCCGCGATTCCGCCTGATTCCGAAATCTTCCTCGCTGGAGGCATCGCCGACGCTGACGATGTTCGCCGGGCACTGGCGGCCGGAGCGACGGCAACGGCGTTGGGTACACGTTTTCTCGCAAGCGACGAGTGTCCGATCTCGACGGAGTATCAGCGCCGCGTGGTCGAAGGTTCCGAAACCATTCTTACGGAGCTCTTTGGACTAGGTTGGCCGCACGCACCTCACCGAGTCCTGCCGAACGCGGCAACACGTAGGTGGCTTCATGACAACTCGCTGGGTCCGAGCAGTATTCGCAGGCTTCACGCCGTCGTCACCCCGCTTGTGATGCGCCTTCCGGCGCGGTTTTCCATTCATACGTTGCACTCGGGAAGCAGCAGTCCTCTCGCACTCACGGCGCAGACACCAAGCGACACCTTTCCAGCGAGAGCACTCGAGAAAAGCCCGCTCTACGCTGGCGAGACGGTGGCGAGAATCCACGACGTTCGTCCCGCCGCCGAACTCGTTCGCGATCTCACACCCTGA
- a CDS encoding lytic murein transglycosylase yields the protein MGARKLTRWQKASALVPMAVLVGAWGAALTNSTFATASDGSGGGAVPDVPSTAFDQPASVQETPGGIDPRAGLNGTVATLSTNGIPSAALYAYRRAETLLGSADGSCNLPWNLVAAIGRVESNHGRSDGNSLSADGIAKPGIYGVPLDGNDGRAKVADTDNGAIDKNSVYDRAVGPLQFIPSTWKSVAVDSDNDGMKNPQDIDDAATSAGIYLCAGPGNLSTEQGAAAAVRRYNHSQSYVDLVLQVSAAYAAGEFTQTPNDFSTASVLTSQSNDQTLTEAQRKKAKRAENNANKPPKGTDGGTDGGTDGGTDGGTDGGTDGGTGGGTTSDGLSGLVGGILGDLGGGSTSGSSGGGGSTLTWAQAKAQCLASGLSTLDLAKLTKCITGLLS from the coding sequence ATGGGAGCACGCAAGCTCACTCGGTGGCAGAAGGCCAGTGCCTTGGTACCGATGGCAGTACTGGTTGGCGCATGGGGAGCTGCGCTGACCAACTCAACCTTTGCAACGGCCTCGGATGGCAGTGGCGGCGGAGCCGTTCCTGACGTTCCGTCGACCGCTTTCGATCAGCCGGCCAGCGTCCAGGAGACGCCCGGCGGCATCGATCCCCGCGCCGGCCTCAACGGCACCGTCGCGACGCTGTCGACCAACGGCATTCCGTCTGCGGCCCTCTACGCCTACCGTCGCGCCGAGACTCTGCTCGGCAGCGCTGACGGTTCCTGCAACCTTCCGTGGAACCTCGTCGCAGCCATCGGCCGCGTCGAGAGCAACCACGGACGCAGTGACGGCAACTCGCTGAGCGCTGACGGCATCGCCAAGCCAGGCATCTACGGTGTCCCGCTCGACGGCAACGACGGCCGCGCCAAGGTCGCCGACACCGACAACGGCGCCATCGACAAGAACTCGGTCTACGACCGCGCTGTTGGTCCGCTGCAGTTCATCCCCAGCACCTGGAAGTCCGTCGCGGTCGACTCCGACAACGACGGCATGAAGAACCCCCAGGACATCGATGACGCTGCAACGTCGGCCGGCATCTACCTCTGCGCCGGTCCCGGCAACCTCTCCACGGAGCAGGGCGCTGCCGCTGCGGTTCGTCGCTACAACCACTCGCAGTCGTACGTCGACCTGGTCCTCCAGGTCTCGGCGGCTTACGCGGCCGGTGAGTTCACGCAGACGCCGAACGACTTCTCGACTGCGTCGGTCCTGACCAGCCAGAGCAACGACCAGACCCTCACCGAGGCTCAGCGCAAGAAGGCCAAGAGGGCTGAGAACAACGCCAACAAGCCCCCCAAGGGAACCGACGGCGGCACCGATGGCGGCACTGACGGCGGCACTGACGGTGGTACCGATGGCGGTACTGACGGCGGCACCGGGGGCGGCACAACCAGCGACGGCCTCAGCGGTCTCGTAGGCGGCATCCTCGGAGACCTTGGCGGCGGCAGCACCTCCGGCAGCTCCGGCGGCGGCGGCTCCACACTGACCTGGGCTCAGGCCAAGGCCCAGTGCCTCGCAAGCGGTCTTTCGACGCTCGACCTGGCCAAGCTCACCAAGTGCATCACCGGCTTGCTCAGCTGA
- a CDS encoding DUF222 domain-containing protein, with protein MSTAIDAGQEILDRIAAREVVRAKLEAETAADMLQFVDVRRIEAERHEDPRVRDMEISFAADELGVALHQPTRTVQVRLADSRRIRNLMPLTWTAYGQGRIDAFRVSLIASATAKLTTQENLIHLDGTIGDYAATHTTAQLKAKLNRFVATWETSDATAKEEQSKRSIWVNHQDDGMSFLTAYIPTPDALLIDAMLTERAKATSDDRTLDQRRADLFIDQLRGVAEGQTSSSRAVIGVTVPVTSLTGLDDLPGESFDGSFALPAQMVREMTQQPGTLWFRILTDPLGRILDTTEPRPFPSDALRTSIQARDGTCRFATCSRPSMESDLDHEIPRPDGPTNGTNLRALCRRHHNIKTHHIAEPTDFTMRDHSGARPGLDLMHRLTRIAFAA; from the coding sequence ATGAGCACAGCAATCGACGCCGGGCAGGAGATCCTCGACAGGATCGCCGCGCGAGAGGTCGTGCGTGCAAAGTTGGAAGCCGAAACCGCCGCCGACATGCTCCAGTTTGTGGACGTTCGCAGGATCGAGGCCGAACGCCACGAGGACCCGCGGGTGCGTGACATGGAGATCAGCTTCGCGGCGGACGAACTCGGAGTGGCGTTGCATCAGCCGACCCGAACCGTGCAGGTTCGTCTTGCTGACTCCCGACGCATCCGCAACCTGATGCCACTGACCTGGACCGCCTACGGCCAAGGCCGCATCGACGCCTTCCGGGTCAGCCTGATCGCCTCCGCCACTGCGAAGCTGACGACGCAGGAGAACCTCATCCATCTGGACGGGACGATCGGTGACTACGCCGCCACCCACACCACAGCTCAGTTGAAGGCCAAGCTCAACCGGTTCGTCGCCACCTGGGAGACCAGCGATGCGACTGCGAAAGAAGAACAGTCCAAGCGGTCGATATGGGTCAACCACCAGGACGACGGCATGTCCTTCCTCACCGCCTACATCCCGACACCTGACGCACTCCTGATCGACGCCATGCTCACCGAGCGTGCCAAAGCGACGTCCGATGACCGGACCCTCGACCAGCGTCGGGCTGACCTGTTCATCGACCAGTTGCGTGGGGTTGCTGAGGGCCAGACCAGCAGCTCCCGAGCAGTCATCGGCGTCACCGTCCCCGTCACCTCACTCACCGGCCTCGACGACCTGCCAGGCGAATCCTTCGACGGATCATTCGCGCTCCCCGCCCAGATGGTCCGCGAGATGACCCAGCAGCCCGGCACCCTGTGGTTCCGGATCCTCACCGACCCACTCGGACGGATCCTCGACACCACCGAACCCAGACCATTCCCCTCAGATGCACTCCGCACATCGATCCAAGCTCGAGACGGCACCTGCAGATTCGCGACCTGCTCCAGACCGTCGATGGAGTCAGACCTCGACCACGAGATTCCCAGACCTGACGGTCCGACCAACGGCACCAACCTCCGGGCACTCTGCCGAAGGCACCACAACATCAAAACCCACCACATAGCCGAACCAACCGACTTCACCATGCGCGACCACTCCGGAGCGCGCCCCGGCCTGGATCTCATGCACCGACTGACGCGCATCGCCTTCGCCGCCTGA